From Musa acuminata AAA Group cultivar baxijiao chromosome BXJ3-8, Cavendish_Baxijiao_AAA, whole genome shotgun sequence, one genomic window encodes:
- the LOC135644197 gene encoding uncharacterized protein LOC135644197, which yields MRPRRGNPVEAAKAGRLDSNARRRAASSPFRRIKSKCGNFSTPAAAKIKIRALGPRLYAFPRSLLHGHPTCMVLLGPRLYAFPRSLLHGHPACMALLGPPALRLPEIALARSPRLHGAPRPPALRLPEIALARSPRLHGAPRPPALRLPEIALARSPRLHGAPRPPALRLPEIASARSPRLHGAPRLSLPSPPETAPEHSSRLHHAPRSSSAPLPSTPALLGLPFKRRVSTWRRSGLPKGRT from the coding sequence ATGAGGCCTCGACGTGGCAACCCCGTGGAAGCGGCAAAAGCCGGACGCCTCGACTCCAACGCCCGAAGACGTGCGGCCAGCTCCCCCTTTCGGAGAATAAAGTCAAAGTGCGGTAACTTTTCGACCCCCGCTGCCGCCAAAATCAAAATCAGAGCCCTCGGCCCCCGACTCTACGCCTTCCCGAGATCGCTCTTGCACGGTCACCCCACCTGCATggtgctcctcggcccccggcTCTACGCCTTCCCGAGATCGCTCttgcacggtcaccccgcctgcatggCGCTCCTCGGCCCCCCGGCTCTACGCCTTCCCGAGATCGCTCTTGCACGGTCACCCCGCTTGCATGGCGCTCCTCGGCCCCCGGCTCTACGCCTTCCCGAGATCGCTCttgcacggtcaccccgcctgcatggCGCTCCTCGGCCCCCGGCTCTACGCCTTCCCGAGATCGCTCTTGCACGGTCACCTCGCCTGCATGGCGCTCCTCGGCCCCCGGCTCTACGCCTGCCCGAGATCGCCTctgcacggtcaccccgcctgcatggtgctcctcggctctcgctTCCATCACCTCCTGAGACCGCACCCGAGCATTCATCCCGCCTGCACCACGCCCCTCGGTCCTCATCGGCCCCATTACCCTCAACTCCAGCCCTGCTCGGCCTCCCGTTCAAACGGCGTGTCTCGACCTGGCGCCGCTCGGGCCTGCCTAAGGGACGCACTTGA